The Burkholderiales bacterium genome includes a window with the following:
- a CDS encoding DUF6701 domain-containing protein, giving the protein MIAVMRSVTTESPRIPVPQGILAARSRGSSTAPGRSCGRGAAPCASGRAAWWLALIGVALSAASAQAQIAFRGAASAAVPESSTIAYGGQGAFATRGNCGSISPSLPAGTAAGDLLVALVASGASPTLSMPGWNVLFQHNPVGTLTSAIYWRIATGGDPNTITQSGTCNVLAARISRFTGVDALSPFMTAPLAGTNWSYQNANTVTTGSETTNYSGAMLVATAHSTDDDTFGALGGFTQAYTSRTTTGNDVAIALYYASQTGPGSAGPYTITKDRGSDPNHGTVFALRAKNTRLTINVPAGTVANDVMIASVTVRPCSSASGGACTMAVTAPAGWTLVDQVDQTTGGGTGGFGNRLFVYRRVAAGAEPASYTWLINGPPAQNGAAGGIVSFSGVDNASPIITSVGQATASSTSHAAPSLDVGTVANAWLLTTHSSNSSSFWTPPAGMTERVDIASLAPPDDLGLSIQINTELLAGTGATGTRTASYAAPAPAADSGATHALALRPAPTLDHFSISHSASGVACEDQTITITAHNASHNPVSANGLTVALSTSNGRGTWTGIVAGGGALSDPTAGDGAATYTFAAGSNSVSLTFRYANLATASETFSFNVSGGGFSESSGSANAGDDPPFTMAQAGFQFRNVTDATTLIPAQIAAKPSNAGFGARTIRLRAIRTDTATGACTGLFGSQSRTVDLGAECNNAASCAGRQVNINGTNIATSNDNGGAGAAAYTGISLAFNASSEADLSITYPDAGRMLLHARYDLDTAVAGFEMTGASNPFAVRPFAFHLSGPGIPGVTGPAGSVFKKAGENFDVTVTAVGWQAGDDANNDGMPDSGANLADNLVLPNFGQETPAESVTLTHTLVAPAGGASGSLTGALFSGFAGGSRTNAMSWSEVGSIALDAALTGGNYLGDGGNAVGTVGPLGRFIPDHFFLAPGATLTNRAALACAPASSFTYLGERLGLSFTLQARNSANAVTQNYGTANGFAKLDPATVAQLGLGALSGTTDLTARIGSPAASGSFVFGAASIGATLAIDRAAAPDGPYVATRIGIAPADSDAVRLRASDYDMDVDGAGGNDHQQVGANTEVRFGRLRSFNASGTTLLDLPLRLETQHYTGTGFVRNSADSCTRLDATAIGIDNATSNLVPIADCKTALRIDSAQIQFQNGQLASGVNLRLLKPGGAYNGSVNLTVNLGAATSVAKTCTSQGPAGYVDATSANLPYLRSNWGSGAFDDDPVSRATFGIYRNADEFIYFREIY; this is encoded by the coding sequence ATGATCGCCGTCATGCGCTCCGTCACCACCGAATCGCCACGAATCCCTGTCCCGCAGGGTATCCTCGCGGCGCGCTCGCGAGGCTCGTCGACCGCGCCGGGCAGAAGTTGCGGCCGGGGCGCGGCGCCGTGCGCGAGCGGTCGCGCTGCCTGGTGGCTGGCGCTGATCGGCGTCGCGTTGTCCGCAGCTTCGGCGCAGGCGCAGATCGCCTTCCGCGGCGCGGCTTCGGCAGCGGTGCCCGAATCCTCGACCATCGCTTACGGCGGGCAGGGTGCTTTCGCGACGCGCGGAAACTGCGGCTCGATCAGCCCGTCGCTGCCGGCGGGGACTGCCGCGGGAGATCTGCTCGTGGCCCTGGTGGCTTCCGGCGCTTCGCCCACGCTTTCCATGCCCGGCTGGAACGTGCTTTTCCAGCACAACCCGGTCGGCACGCTGACCTCGGCCATTTACTGGCGGATCGCCACCGGCGGCGACCCCAACACGATCACCCAGTCGGGCACCTGCAACGTGCTCGCCGCGCGCATCTCGCGCTTCACCGGAGTCGATGCGCTCAGCCCGTTCATGACGGCGCCGCTGGCGGGCACGAACTGGTCCTACCAGAACGCGAACACCGTCACCACCGGCAGCGAGACGACGAACTACTCCGGAGCGATGCTGGTCGCGACCGCGCACAGCACCGATGACGATACGTTCGGTGCACTCGGCGGCTTCACGCAGGCCTATACCTCGCGCACAACGACCGGCAATGACGTGGCCATAGCGCTGTATTACGCCAGTCAGACCGGGCCGGGCAGCGCGGGACCGTACACGATTACCAAGGACCGGGGCTCGGATCCCAACCACGGCACGGTGTTCGCGCTGCGCGCCAAGAACACACGGCTCACGATCAACGTGCCGGCGGGCACGGTGGCCAACGACGTCATGATCGCGTCGGTCACGGTGCGCCCCTGCAGCAGCGCCAGCGGGGGCGCCTGCACCATGGCCGTCACTGCGCCGGCGGGCTGGACGCTGGTCGATCAGGTGGATCAGACCACCGGTGGAGGCACCGGCGGCTTCGGCAATCGCCTGTTCGTCTACCGCAGGGTTGCGGCCGGAGCGGAGCCCGCCAGCTATACCTGGCTGATCAATGGACCGCCGGCACAAAACGGCGCGGCGGGCGGCATCGTCTCCTTCTCCGGAGTGGACAACGCGAGCCCGATCATCACATCCGTGGGACAGGCCACCGCTTCCTCGACCTCCCATGCCGCGCCGAGCCTCGACGTCGGAACGGTAGCCAATGCCTGGCTGCTGACGACCCATTCGTCGAACTCCTCGAGCTTCTGGACTCCGCCCGCCGGAATGACGGAGCGCGTGGACATCGCCTCGCTTGCACCGCCGGATGATCTCGGACTGTCCATCCAGATAAACACGGAGCTGCTGGCGGGCACCGGGGCGACCGGAACGCGAACCGCGAGCTATGCCGCGCCCGCGCCCGCCGCCGACTCCGGCGCCACCCACGCGCTGGCGCTGCGTCCGGCGCCCACGCTCGACCACTTCTCGATCTCGCACAGCGCAAGCGGCGTGGCGTGCGAGGACCAGACCATCACCATCACCGCGCACAATGCCAGCCACAATCCGGTAAGCGCCAACGGCCTGACGGTTGCGCTGTCCACCAGCAACGGGCGGGGCACGTGGACCGGCATCGTGGCGGGCGGTGGCGCGCTCTCCGATCCGACCGCGGGCGACGGAGCGGCCACGTATACCTTTGCGGCCGGCTCCAATTCGGTCAGTCTGACCTTCCGCTATGCGAACCTCGCCACTGCTTCGGAAACCTTCAGCTTCAACGTCTCGGGCGGCGGTTTCTCGGAATCCAGCGGCAGCGCCAACGCCGGCGACGATCCGCCCTTCACCATGGCGCAGGCCGGGTTCCAGTTCCGCAACGTCACCGACGCGACGACGCTCATCCCCGCCCAGATCGCCGCCAAGCCATCGAATGCCGGCTTTGGCGCCAGGACCATCCGCCTGCGCGCGATTCGCACCGACACGGCGACGGGCGCCTGCACCGGTCTGTTCGGCAGCCAGTCGCGCACCGTCGATTTGGGGGCGGAGTGCAACAATGCTGCGTCGTGCGCCGGCCGCCAGGTCAACATCAACGGCACGAACATCGCGACGAGCAACGACAACGGCGGCGCCGGCGCGGCGGCCTATACCGGCATCTCGCTGGCGTTCAATGCCTCGTCGGAAGCCGATCTCTCGATCACCTACCCGGACGCCGGGCGAATGTTGCTGCACGCGCGCTACGACCTGGACACCGCGGTCGCGGGTTTCGAGATGACGGGCGCCTCGAACCCATTTGCCGTGCGGCCCTTCGCGTTCCATCTGAGCGGACCGGGTATTCCCGGCGTGACCGGTCCGGCGGGCTCGGTGTTCAAAAAAGCCGGCGAGAACTTCGACGTGACGGTGACTGCGGTCGGCTGGCAAGCCGGTGACGACGCCAACAACGACGGCATGCCGGACAGCGGTGCGAACCTGGCCGACAACCTCGTGCTGCCCAACTTCGGACAGGAAACGCCGGCGGAGAGCGTGACATTGACCCATACACTGGTGGCTCCGGCGGGCGGCGCGTCGGGCAGTCTGACTGGAGCCCTGTTCTCAGGCTTCGCCGGCGGTTCCCGGACCAACGCCATGTCCTGGAGCGAGGTGGGCAGCATCGCGCTGGATGCTGCCCTGACCGGCGGCAATTACCTCGGCGATGGCGGGAATGCGGTCGGCACTGTTGGTCCGCTCGGCCGCTTCATTCCGGACCATTTCTTCCTCGCGCCGGGTGCAACGCTGACCAACCGCGCCGCGCTCGCGTGCGCGCCGGCATCGAGCTTCACGTATCTGGGCGAAAGGCTGGGCCTGTCTTTCACCCTGCAGGCGCGCAACAGCGCGAATGCCGTGACCCAGAATTACGGCACCGCCAACGGTTTCGCGAAGCTCGATCCGGCGACCGTCGCTCAGCTCGGATTGGGGGCGCTTTCGGGGACGACCGACCTGACTGCGCGCATCGGGTCGCCCGCGGCGAGCGGAAGCTTCGTGTTCGGCGCGGCGAGCATCGGCGCCACGCTCGCCATCGATCGTGCAGCCGCGCCCGACGGACCCTACGTCGCGACCCGTATCGGCATCGCGCCCGCGGATTCCGATGCGGTACGCCTGCGCGCGTCGGACTACGACATGGACGTCGACGGCGCCGGGGGCAACGACCATCAGCAGGTGGGTGCGAATACCGAAGTGCGCTTCGGACGGCTGCGCAGTTTCAACGCCTCGGGCACCACACTGCTCGATCTTCCGCTGCGTCTGGAGACCCAGCACTACACCGGTACCGGGTTCGTGCGCAACTCCGCCGACAGTTGCACGCGACTGGATGCCACTGCGATCGGCATCGACAACGCGACATCGAACCTGGTCCCGATCGCCGATTGCAAGACCGCGCTGAGGATCGACAGCGCTCAGATCCAGTTCCAGAACGGCCAGCTCGCCAGCGGCGTGAATCTGCGACTGCTCAAGCCGGGCGGCGCCTATAACGGCAGCGTGAATCTGACGGTGAATCTGGGCGCCGCAACCAGCGTCGCGAAGACCTGCACCAGTCAGGGTCCGGCCGGTTACGTCGATGCCACGAGCGCAAATCTCCCGTATCTCAGGAGCAACTGGGGCAGTGGCGCTTTCGACGATGACCCGGTTTCGCGGGCGACTTTCGGAATCTACC